TGACATAACTATAACTATCTGTGGTCATGGTCAAAGTGCTGTAGAGCATAACATTGGCGCAGTGGTCAGTTAGCTTTAGGCGAACTTTGGATTGCTTATCGAGTTCTAGAACACAAGTTTGCATTTAATAATATTCTCTCCATGGAGTGGCTCATGAGTGCGATAAGCGGAGCTTAACGCCTAAAGGCGTATCGCTTTGGTGATGCAAAAGCTCCGTCTTGCGCCACTTACTCCTTATTAATGTTTCGCTCAAATTCATCAATTGCTTGAATGGAGTCGGAAATCGAGATGCATTGTTCTATTAAGGAAATATCTAACTGCGGCAAAAACTCGCTTGACTTTATTTGCTCGTATCCATAGGTATCAAGGTAAACAGTGGCTAGAGGAGCTTCTGGATTGTCCCGTAAGTGGTACAACTTAAATTGATATCTCTCCCAGAACCAAACTTCTGAAACTCCTAAGCGTCGGTAAACCTCTAATTTTCTTATGTTACCACTCGTCACAACGACTTCTATGGCTAAGTCTGGTACTTTTTTTGCTTCTCCTATGCAATAACATTCATCTGGTTCCGCTCCAGCAATTCTAGCTTTGTTTTTGAAAGTGGAACTTCCCATCGGTACAAAACGAATGCGTTTGCTGTAGAAAAAACGCTCTAGCAACATACCTAAATTTGTTTTTATATTCTCATGTCTGATTGAGGGCGACACAATTTCTAATATTCCATCTAAGTAGGTGACACGGTAATGAGAGTTATCCTCTAGTCTGGCTAGTATTGCTTCATATGCTTGCCAACTTAAACCACTTTTTGTCAATCGCTCCTCTGGGTCTTCTGCAAGGTCTAGTTCTGGTTCGTCAATCAGTTCTTTAAAGCTGCTGACCATTGTTTTTTTCCTTCTTGCGTTCTGTAAAGTCTTGCTTTTAATCGTTCTTCTAGCTATGGTTCATTGGTGTCACTCATTTTTATCTGTTTCTTGTTTTCGGTTGGCGACTGCTCTCTCGAATAATCGCTTGACATAGTTGAGTCTAAGAAGCAAATTGAACCTTTTTGGTTCTAAAGTAGCACTATAAGCAAACAATCTGCAACTTACAAAGTACTGACACGCAGTTATATTATGTTCGGATGAACATTTATACTAAGTTTGTAGTTGCGATGCATGCGAAGACAGCGCAACTACAAACCAATTAATTTATAAGTCATTAGCTGAACATGATATTACAGCCATGTTCAGGTAAGGGACTTCCAAGAAATAAATTATCCATCTTGTGGGATGGGCGTCCTCGCCCGTCCTATGCTAGTGGCGGGCGGGGACGCCCGCACCACAAGAAATTTTGGGAGATTTTTTTATTTGGAAGTCCCTAAATAGACCATAGCCATAGGGGCGCAAGGTATTGCGCCCTTACTTCAACCCAATTTATGCAACTTGTATCTCAAGGGAGGAGGTGAAATCGTTAAAGTCATCGCCAACATAGGGCGTGTCAGATGTAAAAACCTTAGATCTGCCTTGAAATCCAGCGTGTTCGTAGAGGATGACTCGAAGCCCTGACGGCACTTTTAACGAACTTAAGTGGTCATTTCCAATAGCAACTTGATTGACATCATATCTGCCTGGTTCTAGTTCTTGGCTTCTTCCCTGAAAGTTACTGTCTGAGTAAATTACTACCCTACCTGACCCTACCGCTCTCCCTGGGTACATTTGACGCATGAAATTTTTATCTGTGGCTGAGAGTTGATTATTCCAAGGGACTTCAAAGCCTCCAAGTGTTAAGTCTTTAGAAATTGAGTAATGCATAATTGACTCTTTGTCATACTGGGAAAATTGTGTGCTGTCAGTACCAAACCGTTGGAAAATATTTTGGTCTACCGTTTCTTTACTCCAATTGTTAGGTGGACCCATATAGTAACTGTAAACAGCATCCCGATTCCAAGGAATTCCAGCCTGTGGGTGCTGGTGTTCGTGGATGCAACCGAGAGCATGGCCAAATTCATGAAGCACTACTCCCATATATTCTTGGTCAGATGAATCTGGTTTTAACCATCCATAGTTCATTGTGGGCTGGTTTTTTGCAATTGTTAATGCATCGGTACCAAGATATGACCAAGAGCCTCCTGGTTGCAATGAGATGCGAATCTCAGCATCGGGGTCATTTCCAAAAACCAACTTGATGTTGGCGTATTGAGTCCACTGTTGCGCTATGGCTACAATTTTCGTCTGAACGACAGGGTCACCATCTAAAAAACGAACGCGCAAAGTGCGACCGGGTTGCCATTTTTTCCCGGTGATTAGCGCTATTCTCTCTGATGAATTATCGATCGCCTCTGCGTTGAGTGGGTTCTCTTCAAACGCTATTTTTTGCGCTTCTTCAGACATATCTGGTGGGATTTCTATACAGATTTTGATGTCTTCAAAAATGTTTTCGCTGATAAGTTCTTTCATTTGTTTACCTCTTGATTAGTTGATGAAAAATGTTCTTCATTTAGACAGACACAGCGCCTCGCTCTTAGACGATCGCTACACGCCATTGCGCGTTCTGACTGTTGGGCTGAATTTGGATAGCATCTTGCGGATAAACAATTGTCACCGCAATGTTCTTTGTCATCCAATCATCCAGGTTTCTGCTTAAATGACTTGCTTCACGAGTGTTCACCCGCTCCAATACAAGATTGAAAATACTGTCAAGTAGTCCCAGCGAACGAGTTTGTGGTGGTGGATTCAGCCCATCTTGTTCTAACAAACCCGCGTCAAACTCTGCGGTGCTGACAATCAGCTTAAATATCTCTTTATACTCAGTGATTCCTCGTTTTAAGAAATCATCCGGTATGAAAAATTCATTCTCACCTTCGAGACTTGCGTAGGCTGGGATACTGATACTACTTCTTTCTTCAAAGAAGGGCAGATAGATACCGTAACTTTCTGAGAGTTCTAGTACATTGCAGTAGAGTGTTCTTGAACTGTTGTTAGTCAGTTTGACTTGTATGACTGGCGGTTTCCATTCACCGTCTTCATACGTGTATTGCACCCGTTTTTCTAAATCACCATCAAAAGAAGCAGAAACATCTTGTCCAAAAAGGATTTGAATGGACATCTCCACTAAATCTGGCTTAATGAAACTTGTGGCTGGGCTTTCCAGAGTCAGAATATTGTTCCACCGAGCAATATGTTCTAACCGTTGAATAGCTTCCGAGGCGCGATCGCTTGTATAACCTACCCTATCTGGTTGTTCTGGAATGGGAGCAACTAGAAGACGGTCATCTTTTGTAATCCAGTATTGACCGTTGTCAGCTGATAGGGTGCAATATGCATCCTGAGGAGATCCCACCACATCTACATACAACGAAGGGTTTTTATTGAGACCTGCTTCTTTATGGGCTTGGCGAGCCAGTTCTACTCCTGTTTCTTCTCCCGTATCACCCTGAATATAGACTTTTAATGGAGCCAGTGGTAAACTTGTAACAACTGCCCAATAGGCTTGATTTTGAGACAAGCCACTATCGCGGATAATCTCCACTTGACTCATCTGTGGTAGTACTTGAGTCACTTTAGCTTCTGCGATCGCATTGGTTAATTGGTGTAGTTCCTCAGCTTTGCTTCCTACGGGAAAAATCGCTAACAAGGTATCTCCACCTTTAGATGATTTTGGAATACCGTGCAAAGCGCCACTGTCAATGACCCAACTTTTATGCTTGGTATTATAGCTTAAAGTAAAGTATTGAGAGCGTTCGCCAATAGCACCACCCAGGAAAGGTTGGTTGAGTTCTTCTGAGTCGGTTGCTTCAATTTGCGGTGACTGTTCCTTGAGTTGAGCAATGACTAAAGCACTCACATTCCTAACCAAATCTCGATAGGATATACCACCCTTCGTTTTTTTCAAGGCTTCTGTGAGGAAATAGGAAAAAGCTCCTCGCGGTTGACCATTTTCTCCGGTATACTCCTTCGCTTTTTCATCAGAACGACAGGCGACGATCGCAATATGTTTCCCCTGAAATCCCTGGAATTTCATCTTCTTATCTTGGTTCTTTAAAGAAGCCAATTCCTCTAATGCAACTGAGTCATTGGCAAAAATCAAGCTATCCCAAGGGCGTTGACGTTCATCACCAGGAGCCTGACGTACTATTTCTAAGTCTCTTGTCCCAGTACCGGAATGACAGCAATCCAAAATAACAACAGTATGTGGATTGTTCTTTGACACTTGAGAAATCAAATATGCCAATTCCTTATCTGTGATATCCCAGCTATCTTTTGTGCGGCTGTCATAGCAAATTAACGTTTCATTATAATTATCTGGTTCTAGATGAGAAAAAGCAAATGGTACTTTTTGTTGGGAACCGTGACCTGCATAGTAAAATAGCACGACATCATCACTATCTGCCTTGCACAGGTGTTGTTGAAAACCGTTAATAATTGCTTGACGAGTCGCTTGTTCGTTGGTAAGAATCCACGGCACATCTGTAGATTCCACAAGTGTCCATTCACTTTCAAAGGAAATTCTATCTCGCAAGTATGTTTCTATTGCTTTAATGTCGTTGAGACAACCTGTGAGCGATCGCACGCTTGGACTTGAGTCAGGATGATAGTTGTCAATGCCAACTAATAGTGCATAAATGTTCTTAGTCATAGGGATTGCACTTGAATTTGTTCGGGAGTATGAAGCATTTGCTGAATATCATTAGAAAACAGGTTGTCCCGAAAAGTTACCTACCGGATTGTAGTGACAAACCAGAATATCTCTGCCATTTCCACGGGCTAAACCACCCCCAACAGAAGTTGTGTTTCTCCAAACAACTTGAGTGTAATGACCCACATCTTGCCAATTCCCAGTACTGGAGACATTGGGGAAACTACCGTTTCTAAAGTGTTGCTTTTCATTACCCCACATATCTACTAATTGAGTGACAGAAAAAGCACCAGTAGTACCAAGAGCAAGGTTTTCTCCAGATCTGCTGTGTTCAAACTTCCCAGTTTGAGCCAAATGATTTGCCCACTGTTGAGCACTTGCTGCTAAATCGTTTGACCATTGCAGTGGCTGAACTCTTACTTCGGCTCTGTACTTGTTATGAGCATTTAAAATCTCTTCAGCAAAAGTCGAAGTTTCAGTAATCGGTTTAAAGGAGGAAATAGTATCATTTACAGCATCGCCTACATAAAAGTATTCACCAGGTTGAAGTTGAAAATTTCTTCCCTGGAAGTTAGTGTGCTCAAAGAACTGCCAAGTACCGGAGTAGACTTTAATTGATGAGATTTTGTCGTTCCAAAAATCTCCAACGTAGGCACTTGTTAAATCTGTAAGTACACCTGAAGCCGAACCGACGAAATTTGCATCCGAAAAAATTTCCATCTGAGCCATAATAACACCTCGAACAATTGTTTTTTGTTTCTACAAAAGAAGAGAAGATAAAGTTTTAACTTATTAAAATTAGGCAGCTAAAACTTTAGTTAATGTATGAATTCTAGTTAAGCCTGCAAGATTAGCCCTCGCCCTAGCCCTCTCCCAAAGGGAGAGGGGACAAGAATTCTAGCTCTTTTCTCCCTTGGGAGAAGGGTTGGGGATGAGGGCAATTCATACTGTTATTTAGCAACGTCTGACAGAGCATTAACGTCCTACCGGACATAACGTTACATCAAAGCTTTTTTGTGTTGGACAACTATGCAATCCGTTTACATCGTCGTAAGCATAGCTATAAGCAGTAGGACAAACTTGGCGTACAGTCCGGACAAAATTTGTTCCTACAACTGGTCCTCTGCGACACCGTTCGACATCATCGTATGGACAACATAGATCGATACCTGGTGCTTCAGTTTCAGGCTTTCCTAAACCAAAAGGAGAAGGATAGTTCCATCTTTTACACGGAGACAAGCATTGTACGGCTTTACCTTGATTGAAGACTCGAAGATCCCCTAAACCCTGTGTTTCATTCTGAGGACAGCTATTAAGAGAAAGATTGCAATTCGTTGTTATACAGGAACCAGATTCCCCTCCTCTGGGTTTAATCTCAAGAGGAATGCTGTAGCCATCTACTAAGCTGATATTATACCAAGCTTGTTCTGTGGAAGACAGATTTGGAAAGTTAATTTCAACTTTAGTATCGGCTGGAGGCTGACAACCGGAAGGAGGACACGGTGGTATTGCTTCTCCCGCAGTGCAGTTCATACCATTAGAGTCACAACCCACTTTTGGCCAAAATCTTCCAGCCCAACCGTTACTGGGTATGGAGTAATCGTGCGATTGACCTTTGGAAAGTTTAACAGTACCATCCGATAGAGGAGCTATATTGGCGTTAGGTATTGTTGCCATCCATACGGGAAAGTCACATTGATTGGTAATTGATAATCGAGTGGTATGGTTTGTAGCTGACGAATCTTGCGCGATCGCTCCTTGAGGATTGATGAAAAAGAGCAATAGTGAAAGTGATACCATCAACAGAGTGGTACAAATTCCAGACAAGAAAGATGAAAATTTTTTACTTTTCATAACTTAAATAAAGCATTTCGTTCAAAACCAACATCCAGTAAAATCGCTTCGCTCTAATACGAATTATTCGGTCATGCTACTTCACCTCTCGCACGCGCACTGAGACCTGAAGTGGATACTCAAAGGTAAGAACTGGATAACTCTCCATAGTGA
This genomic interval from Scytonema hofmannii PCC 7110 contains the following:
- a CDS encoding Uma2 family endonuclease produces the protein MVSSFKELIDEPELDLAEDPEERLTKSGLSWQAYEAILARLEDNSHYRVTYLDGILEIVSPSIRHENIKTNLGMLLERFFYSKRIRFVPMGSSTFKNKARIAGAEPDECYCIGEAKKVPDLAIEVVVTSGNIRKLEVYRRLGVSEVWFWERYQFKLYHLRDNPEAPLATVYLDTYGYEQIKSSEFLPQLDISLIEQCISISDSIQAIDEFERNINKE
- a CDS encoding M12 family metallopeptidase; this encodes MKELISENIFEDIKICIEIPPDMSEEAQKIAFEENPLNAEAIDNSSERIALITGKKWQPGRTLRVRFLDGDPVVQTKIVAIAQQWTQYANIKLVFGNDPDAEIRISLQPGGSWSYLGTDALTIAKNQPTMNYGWLKPDSSDQEYMGVVLHEFGHALGCIHEHQHPQAGIPWNRDAVYSYYMGPPNNWSKETVDQNIFQRFGTDSTQFSQYDKESIMHYSISKDLTLGGFEVPWNNQLSATDKNFMRQMYPGRAVGSGRVVIYSDSNFQGRSQELEPGRYDVNQVAIGNDHLSSLKVPSGLRVILYEHAGFQGRSKVFTSDTPYVGDDFNDFTSSLEIQVA
- a CDS encoding caspase family protein, yielding MTKNIYALLVGIDNYHPDSSPSVRSLTGCLNDIKAIETYLRDRISFESEWTLVESTDVPWILTNEQATRQAIINGFQQHLCKADSDDVVLFYYAGHGSQQKVPFAFSHLEPDNYNETLICYDSRTKDSWDITDKELAYLISQVSKNNPHTVVILDCCHSGTGTRDLEIVRQAPGDERQRPWDSLIFANDSVALEELASLKNQDKKMKFQGFQGKHIAIVACRSDEKAKEYTGENGQPRGAFSYFLTEALKKTKGGISYRDLVRNVSALVIAQLKEQSPQIEATDSEELNQPFLGGAIGERSQYFTLSYNTKHKSWVIDSGALHGIPKSSKGGDTLLAIFPVGSKAEELHQLTNAIAEAKVTQVLPQMSQVEIIRDSGLSQNQAYWAVVTSLPLAPLKVYIQGDTGEETGVELARQAHKEAGLNKNPSLYVDVVGSPQDAYCTLSADNGQYWITKDDRLLVAPIPEQPDRVGYTSDRASEAIQRLEHIARWNNILTLESPATSFIKPDLVEMSIQILFGQDVSASFDGDLEKRVQYTYEDGEWKPPVIQVKLTNNSSRTLYCNVLELSESYGIYLPFFEERSSISIPAYASLEGENEFFIPDDFLKRGITEYKEIFKLIVSTAEFDAGLLEQDGLNPPPQTRSLGLLDSIFNLVLERVNTREASHLSRNLDDWMTKNIAVTIVYPQDAIQIQPNSQNAQWRVAIV
- a CDS encoding CAP domain-containing protein, which produces MAQMEIFSDANFVGSASGVLTDLTSAYVGDFWNDKISSIKVYSGTWQFFEHTNFQGRNFQLQPGEYFYVGDAVNDTISSFKPITETSTFAEEILNAHNKYRAEVRVQPLQWSNDLAASAQQWANHLAQTGKFEHSRSGENLALGTTGAFSVTQLVDMWGNEKQHFRNGSFPNVSSTGNWQDVGHYTQVVWRNTTSVGGGLARGNGRDILVCHYNPVGNFSGQPVF
- a CDS encoding thaumatin family protein, encoding MKSKKFSSFLSGICTTLLMVSLSLLLFFINPQGAIAQDSSATNHTTRLSITNQCDFPVWMATIPNANIAPLSDGTVKLSKGQSHDYSIPSNGWAGRFWPKVGCDSNGMNCTAGEAIPPCPPSGCQPPADTKVEINFPNLSSTEQAWYNISLVDGYSIPLEIKPRGGESGSCITTNCNLSLNSCPQNETQGLGDLRVFNQGKAVQCLSPCKRWNYPSPFGLGKPETEAPGIDLCCPYDDVERCRRGPVVGTNFVRTVRQVCPTAYSYAYDDVNGLHSCPTQKSFDVTLCPVGR